One stretch of Strix uralensis isolate ZFMK-TIS-50842 chromosome 17, bStrUra1, whole genome shotgun sequence DNA includes these proteins:
- the HRK gene encoding activator of apoptosis harakiri, with translation MCPCALHGGPPAPCPCSPGRAARPSAAARLVAARLRRLGDELEQRAARRKARGRGPSAGRRLAAVV, from the coding sequence ATGTGCCCCTGCGCGCTGCAcggcggcccccccgcgccctgcccctgcagccccggccgcgccgcccggccctCGGCCGCCGCCCGCCTGGTCGCCGCCCGCCTGCGCCGCCTGGGCGATGAGCTGGAGCAGCGGGCGGCGCGGCGCAaggcgcggggccgcggcccctcgGCCGGCCGGCGCCTGGCCGCCGTGGTG